In one Oscillospiraceae bacterium genomic region, the following are encoded:
- a CDS encoding teichoic acid ABC transporter ATP-binding protein — MSKKTMIEVKDVTMRFRMNNDKILSMKEFVTTALRGKLEYNEFTALEHVSFEVKKGETLGLIGRNGAGKSTMLKVISGILKPTEGSVKVSGNIVPMLELGSGFDFDLTGRENIFLNGAILGYSEKFIKAKYEEIVAFSELGQFIEMPIRNYSSGMLARLAFSVASMVEPEVLIVDEILSVGDADFQEKSRKRMLEMMGGGTTVLFVSHNIQQVKEMCNRVVWLEHGQVKAIGKSNEVCNEYAAT; from the coding sequence ATGAGTAAGAAAACGATGATAGAGGTCAAGGACGTGACCATGCGCTTTCGCATGAATAACGACAAGATCCTTTCCATGAAGGAGTTTGTGACCACCGCACTCCGGGGGAAATTGGAGTACAACGAGTTTACTGCATTGGAACATGTGAGTTTTGAGGTGAAAAAAGGGGAGACCTTAGGCCTTATCGGCCGAAACGGCGCCGGAAAGTCTACCATGCTGAAAGTGATCTCGGGAATCCTGAAACCCACCGAGGGATCGGTAAAGGTAAGCGGGAACATTGTGCCCATGCTGGAACTAGGCAGCGGGTTCGATTTTGACCTGACTGGCCGGGAGAATATCTTTCTTAATGGCGCCATTTTGGGGTACAGCGAGAAGTTTATAAAGGCTAAATATGAGGAGATCGTAGCCTTTTCCGAGCTGGGACAATTTATCGAGATGCCTATTCGGAACTACTCCTCGGGCATGCTGGCCCGACTAGCTTTCTCGGTAGCGTCCATGGTGGAGCCAGAGGTGCTGATTGTGGATGAAATTTTGTCTGTAGGCGATGCGGACTTTCAGGAAAAGAGCCGAAAACGCATGTTGGAGATGATGGGCGGAGGTACCACGGTTCTCTTTGTGTCCCACAACATTCAACAGGTAAAGGAGATGTGCAACCGGGTAGTCTGGCTGGAACATGGACAGGTTAAGGCCATTGGCAAGAGCAACGAGGTATGCAATGAGTATGCCGCAACATGA